A genomic window from Cucumis melo cultivar AY chromosome 8, USDA_Cmelo_AY_1.0, whole genome shotgun sequence includes:
- the LOC103495880 gene encoding transcription initiation factor IIB-2 codes for MSDAFCSDCKRQTEVVFDHSAGDTVCSECGLVLESHSIDETSEWRTFANESGDNDPVRVGGPTNPLLADGGLSTVIAKPNGTTGEFLSSSLGRWQNRGSNPDRGLILAFKTIATMSDRLGLVATIKDRANEIYKRVEDQKSSRGRNQDALLAACLYIACRQEDKPRTVKEICSVANGATKKEIGRAKEYIVKQLGLETGQSVEMGTIHAGDFMRRFCSNLGMNNQAVKAAQEAVQKSEEFDIRRSPISIAAAVIYIITQLSDDKKPLKDISVATGVAEGTIRNSYKDLYPHVSKILPGWYAKEEDLKNLCSP; via the exons ATGTCTGATGCGTTCTGCTCTGACTGCAAGCGTCAGACTGAGGTTGTTTTTGACCATTCCGCCGGAGATACGGTGTGTTCCGAGTGTGGTCTTGTCCTTGAATCCCACTCCATCGATGAGACCTCCGAGTGGAGGACTTTTGCCAATGAGTCTGGGGATAACGACCCGGTTCGTGTTGGTGGACCCACAAATCCTCTTTTGGCTGATGGTGGACTTTCCACGGTGATTGCGAAGCCTAATGGTACCACTGGGGAGTTCTTGTCCTCGTCTTTGGGTCGGTGGCAGAATCGTGGCTCCAATCCAGATCGAGGGTTGATTCTTGCTTTCAAGACCATTGCTACTATGTCTGATAG GTTGGGCCTTGTTGCAACCATAAAG GATCGGGCCAATGAGATATATAAAAGAGTAGAAGATCAAAAATCTAGTAGAGGAAGAAATCAAGATGCTTTATTGGCTGCTTGCTTATATATTGCTTGTCGACAAGAAGATAAACCCCGCACAGTCAAGG AAATTTGCTCTGTTGCCAATGGGGCAACAAAGAAGGAGATTGGGCGAGCAAAAGAATACATTGTGAAACAGTTGGGGTTGGAGACGGGTCAGTCTGTAGAGATGGGAACAATTCATGCTGGAGACTTTATG AGGCGTTTTTGTTCAAATCTTGGGATGAATAATCAAGCTGTTAAAGCTGCCCAAGAAGCTGTACAGAAATCTGAAGAGTTTGATATTAG GAGAAGCCCAATTTCCATTGCAGCAGCAgttatttatattattactCAGCTTTCAGATGATAAGAAGCCTCTGAAAG ATATATCGGTAGCTACCGGTGTTGCGGAAGGAACAAtcagaaattcatataaagatCTCTATCCACATGTGTCGAAGATATTACCGGGTTGGTATGCTAAAGAGGAGGATCTTAAGAACCTCTGCAGTCCTTAA